GAGAAGAGGCGAGAGATCAACGAGATCGTCAACCGCATACATGTGCGTAACGGTCATCTCGTTCTTAGTGAGTGTACCTGAGATTTACTGTATGCTCAGGTCTCTACTGCTTGCTTGAGTTGGTAACTAGCTTACCAGTTTTATCAGAACAGATCACGCTGACACTGCCCAAAGCCTCTACACTAGGTAATTTCTTTACGATGGCTTTCCGTTTAGACATTCTTAGAACACCCAGAGCGAGAGTAACGGTAGTGACAATGGGTAAACCCTCGGGGATCGCAGCGACGGCGAGTGAAACTAGAGGACCATGTGTGAGCTTCAGGCCGATAACAACGTTGCGCTGAGCTCACCTCCTATCGTGAACATCTCCAACCAATCTCTATTCTGCAGTACaccgatgaggaagatcacTCCGATCACAccaaaggagaagagtgagaGTCGTTTGGCCAGGTCGTCCATATCCAGTTGTAATGGCGTTCGTTTCTCCTCGACCTATATTTTACATTACTACCATCAGCTATACATAGATAAATACCACTAGCCGgatagctgacttacatCTTGCATCATGGAGAATATAACTCCAAATTCAGTATCTTTGCCTGTTCCAACTACTATACCTGATCCGTGGCCTATAAAGTACAGCTCATTAGCTATCGAGCTGAGCTGATCTTTCATATCTACTGAGTGAGGAAGACTTACCACTCCTGACAAGCGTACCCATAAAAGCCATACAATGCCTTTCTCCCAAAGCTTtcccaccaccttcaccatgCGTATCTTCGCCCTCACCCCTCTCGCATATATCGGTGTTCTTCCTTGCTGGTCTAGTTTCTcctgtcaaagctgattcGTCTATTTCTAAGGATACAGCAgtgatcaatctgatatcTGCAGGTATACGATCTCCAACTGAGAAAGTGACCAAGTCTCCTGGAACAAGTGCATTGGCTAAGGGAGTGAGGGGATGACCATTCCTACATTGTCGATTAATCATCAGTCAGAGGTAAATGAGAATCGTGAAAGATGGACCGGACTTACCGTATAAGATGACAATAATGAGGTACGAGCTGAAAGCACACACTGGTCAGCTTTTCGGGTGCAAGGAAACCCAATCGTagagctcaccttgttcaaAGCTTCTAGGGATTTCTCAGATCGCTGCTCTTGCACGAAGCCGACTGTATATCCCATACGAGTCAGCTATTTCCGCTAACATATAGACGACATCGCCTGGGAGAACGAGTGAAAGAGATAAGGTCGCGGGTATCGGAATCGTATATTACTTACCAGTTAACACAATACCCACGGCAACGACCACACAAGCTGCATCATCATAATTCCCCATCAATGCACTAACGACACTGCTACCAAGTAAGAGCAATATCAGGGGGTTCTCATATACTTGTTTGGCGAACTTGAGGAAGAGTGGATCAGCGGGCGGGAGCTCGAATTCGTTGGGACCGTATCGAGCTAAGAGGgttgagagtgatgatgaaggtaaacCTTGAGTAGGATGAGTGGATAGTTGTTGAATAGTTTcctatatatacaatatgaCAATCAGTCTTTTTCCATGAGAAGGACAATTGACTCAGTATAACTGAGTTTCGGGAAGATGTGAAATTTTAGACTGAGAATGttatactcacatcaataGTCTTATGAGCGAATATTGCACTTGGAGTTTCCCTCTGTCTTCTCTCCGTCTGTAttctcttatcttcttcctccatcttcaattGTTCGtaatccttctttcccataaTCCTCTTTCCTACTCCAACTAATCTACCTATaaacccttcttcctcttgatctatAGGTTCTCGGTAATCCAATCCACCATTTGTTAAAGGGAAGTTATGCTGGGACCTATAAGGCGAAGCAGCATGGACATGCGATGAAGAATCCCGTCTGAGGGAGGCAGTAGGTATTCTAGGTGAATGATGGAATGGAGGGAATCCATCGGTGATTGAAGCTTGTCTTCTGAGAGTAGTCGAATATGCATATCCACCGTTATTCGTTACTGCGCCAGTCCCTCCCTTATCTATCTTACCAGGCTCATCCACCAATCCACCCAACGTAGGATCATACTCGTTATTGTTGGTGGAATAACCTAATCCGATGTTACCATATGAAGCAGAACCTCTCGATACGGTATTAGACGCATTCCTACCTGGAATACCATacgatgaagctgatgctCCTCCTCCGGGTGGCGGGAGGGACATGATTCCTGACTTGGGAGATTCAGAACGAGAGGGCGGCGGTGATCTGCGTTTtagcgaggaagatgatagaggTCGAAGGATCGAGGCCATATCATGAGTGGAGTGGGTTGGCGAGTGAGGATAAAAAGGGATCTTGGACTGAGAGTATACGCGATGCTAAAGTGACTCGATCGTTGGCAGtaggatgaaagaaggaatgatcTATTGTATGTATGGATCCATAGCATGTAGCAAGTGGAAGCAAAGTGGGATGCTGCTGTaggtgatgaaagtgatcTTGCTGCTGCGTGTACGGAGCAGCAGCAGTGTCAAGTTAATTTGGTGCACGAGGCGCGTCGATTATGATGGTGGATTTGGCCGACATGGGTTTGAGGCGGTTACTACCTCGTACCAACCGCAATTCCGCATACATGATTCATCTCTCGACATCATTCTCATGAGAACAGCCTCAACAACAGACTAGATACATGACCAAGACATGCTCCCAGAATACCATACCAGCTGGCAATATACATAATCAATTGGGtccttcttcattcattcatcgAGTCGAGCAAACCATGATCAACGCGATCAATGTCCTTCCATTTAACCATTCGTGGAAATGTAGATTTGTAGGCTTACCAATATGATAGCTATCTTTTTGATCTCAACGTACATCAAGGTATATCTTTAGGATCCCATGACCCCCCATCATTGTCCTTTATGGGGTTCGGATTACTTTCGtttccaatctcaatttTCCAAAACATGAAACAAGGCTGTCTGACTGATTTTGCCGTAAATTCACTTTTGTCTTTCATGTCTCGAGGGATCTGTTGAGCTCGGATTTCACTGAGACATGTTATGGGTGTATTTTCACCTATCGTGCATATACTGTTCTGATGACTACTGTACACTTGCCCTTCGTCCTGTTACAGCATGTGGGCTAGAGTACTAGTTGCGACCAGAGGGATTCGAAAGCTGAAACAACTCGTTTCCGACGGAAAGCGGGTGTCACTGCGCCGTTGTTCAAAATCAAGACGTGGTGTTTACTGTTGATATTGCATCACACACCCACAACTATCAGCGTTCTGCAATCACAGCTCACCCACATCGGCCAGATAGGAGCTGGAAGCTTGTGCGAGTATGCCGCCGCCAACTTCTATACCAGCGAAATCAAATACAAAGACCGAGACATCTCGTGCCCCGAGTGGTCTTATACATCAGGGTGCAAACCTACTTCAAGCTTTGTTATTCGATAGGAAATGGTATTGGTCATTCGTATTTCTGCTCCTCATCGGGGAAGCTCTCTTAGGAGTACTGATAATATGGAAGATACCTTGTGAgtaatatcagcttcttcgcGGCCTTTCGGTGCTTTTTCAGCTGATACGTATGGTCGTGCGTATGACAGATACCAAGATCGATTGGCCGGCTTATATGCAGCAAGTAGAGATGTTCTTAGATGGTGAGAGGGATTATTCAAAAATCGAAGGAGAGACAGGACCATtagtgtgagtgatatctcaTCCCCGCTTCTATGCTGGTCGAAACACACGGTTGGAGCTGGTTGATGTAGAGGTTTTCGACTGATAATCGCGATTTGTGAATTGTGAATCTAGTTACCCAGCATTACATCTATACATCTACTCGTTATTTTACAAATTCCTTCCATCGATAGAATCCATCCGACCTGCCCAGTACATATTTCTGGGATTCTACCTTATCACTTTACTCCTAGTCTCGACTGTATACTATTTATCGGGATCAGGCAACGGAAAGACCAAACACAAACATTATCCTCAAATTTTACTTATCCCTTTATGTCTTTCTAAGAGATTACATTCGATATTCCTCTTAAGGCTGTTCAACGACCCTATAGCTATGATGATCTTTTATGGGAGTGTGGTGGCTATGATGAAAGGTGGGAAATCCGGTTGGAGGGCTGGGAGTATCTTATATAGGTAAGCTCTGTTCTGCTCATTCACATGTATAGGGTGATAGCTCATTTTGACCAAAAAACCTATCTAAGCTTGGCACTGGGCGTAAAGATGAATATTTTACTCTTCTTACCAGGATTGTTGGTATTGCTGTTCCAGTATAGAGGAGTTTACGGGACGATTGAATCAGTGATGACAATCGTAATcattcaggtgagtcacgAGATAAACCGACGTACTTCCTGCTCGAATACCAGCAGTTCATCGAAGCCTTTTGACTGCAACGCAGCTAACTTGACAATATGTTGCCAGGTTCTATTACCATCACCATacttcctctcatccacatACCTCTCCAAAGCATATTTCACCTCTGCATTCGACTTCTCGCGCCAATTCTTGTATGAGTGGACTGTAAATTGGAGATttatagatgagaagatgtTTTTGAGCAGGGAAAGAGCGACTTTGCTCTTAGCTGGGcatgtgagtgtatatcTGAGGAACCCCACTTTGCTGCGTGATGCATCGCAAAGGTAGAATGCAGCAATTTTGTGTTGAAAAGAGACAGTAGGTTGACTTATATTTCGATATGAATAGTTGGGTGTGGTCATACTATTTACAGCGTTCAAGTGGTCACCTATACCTGGAGGTACCTTGACAGCGTTGAAGAATGGTTTGAATAGATGGTCAAGACCTGCTATCGGAACAGGACAATTACCATCTTATCGTGAGTCTTTCAAATTATCCTGGCAAGAAATATTCTACATACCAAGACGTGGATCAAATGACACTGACATATCTTGATCGACCATTAGATATCCCTTTAACACTATTCACATCGAATCTTATAGGAATATTATTCGCTAGATCATTGCATTATCAATTCCAATCATGGTACTTCCATCAATTACCATTCTTACTCTACTCAGGTGGAGCTTGGAATAGTTTACCATTGGGGTAAGTTCCTCAATATGTTGATACAGATGGAAAGCTGATGTCAATCAATCTGGAATTTTGTTTCGTAGGATCGCGATATGGCTGATGATCGAATACGCATGGGAAATCACACCTGCTACACCTCTCTCATCGGGTTTGCTTGTGCTAGGGCATGTCTTGATACTTGGTGGACTGTTCTACATGGGGAGTGGTGTATCAAATCAGGGCAAGGcagagaagaagagtcaGTAGGATAGCGCATGATAAACATGCGTGATCGTATGCATCGATTCACCACGGATATAGTCTGTTGCATCAGATACAAATCATACGTATCTACCAATTGACAGGTAACTTCGTAATTTTAATATGTCCTCCTACTATCTCCTCCCAATCGGCGGTAGCAGTGTAACGACAACTGTGAGATAGAGCTCTTTCGTCCGATTCGCAAGTGCATAACAAGAGTAAAATGAGCTGAAGTCAGCTCGAGTCTAAATAAATTATAATATGATTCGCCTCGCAGTGGTTTTCTTTCCCTTATCAGTGGGTGATCAGTCCATAGATGGTGAATCAGGTGATGCATATGATGTTATACATCGAAGCAGAAGCATTTGGTATGGGTGGTGAGGGAGTGCCAAGGCTTTGATATTCACCATGTCACTGATGTGAGGAGTCATCCAACGACGGTCAACCTGATTGTGTGTGGATGTTGTATGTGTGTGTCGATGATCGATCCGACACTACTCTGATTTTTTATGAACATTTAAACATTTAAACATCTGAACTGTCTTTCAcagcttcatctttcacctttccttcttcctcttccttccatctcatccttttcgCACCTTACCATCTGAGCATATCTCCTTCTCGCACTCTGCTCTCTTATTTCCCTCACAGAGATTCGTATACGTTGTGTTTATACACCATTTTCATACTCGACTCTCACATCAGCTTTTCTTACATCTCAATATCTCATATCCTTACAACCCACTTGTCCTTCCAGATTCCTCTCAAGGATGACCGACaaccctcttcaccctcacgAAAATACCCCTGGTCACTCGCCAGATATCGAGATGGCTTCTCCTACCGACCACCCTTCTGGCTCACCTTATCACCCATTCACCCCACCTCACCAAGCGCCATCAACCTTGTATGATGGTCGATCACCAGAGATCTACACTTCACCTCAACCCAGTGGCGGCGCACCTGCAGGGTCATCCAGCCCTCTTCTTCGAGCTAGCCCTCCTAGTTTGGGTAAGAGGAACTTCTCCGCTTTGAATCCTCTAACTCCTCGAGAGTCGGAGGAACACGAACGACCCATGACTCACCTAGAGCCTGGCTTAGGTCTAGGATTAGAACTGGGAAatccttcctcctctgcttctgcttcttcgtGGGATAACCCAAGTCTTTCAACTAGCATCGACCGACCAGATagacaaggtgaagacgTGGCATCTCATCTCCTAGATCAACAAATTCATCTTGCCAACCAAGAGGTagtcgaagatgaaaggggAAGTTATGCTGCTCCTACAACACCTAATCCGACACCTGCAAGAGGTTCAGAACAAAGTGAAACcatggaggtggatcaaggCCCGGGTCAACCTCCTGCAGAACTCGTCGAAGCAATGACCAGAACGAAAAGGTTACAACGACGTATTCCAACTGATCCCCTTCCGGTCAACTTCAAGCCAGAGGTAGTACCGAGTAACCTCGATCTGACTCCTGATGAATGGAAAAAGGTCAGATTCGAATCGATAAAAGCGGATTTCAGGAAGAACTCGTTACCCAAATGGAGAGGTGAGTAGTCTTACCTGCCTTCACTATTTTATACTCTATCTGAATTGACATCATCCCTACTTCCTTAGAGCCATCCGGCACCCATAGAGTGATGGCTCCTTCTGGTGACCTGGCATGGGTCGATCCCTTCGCCTCGCCAACGCTCCCGCGAGCATTGATACTAGAGTTGAGAATTCCACCCGACTTTGGTATAGACGATTTTAACGCCGCTCGAATCGGTTTGAACTTTATGGAAATGTTGGCGGACGACCTGAAATCTGGCGAGATGACCCCATTGGATCTCGATTGGCCGGTAAGACGACATGTCTTTCGATGTATCATGATGCAAGAAAGGGGTGAAGCAAGAACCCTTTTCCCTACAGCTCTGGTGAGCATTGATGTACTTCTACGAACTTGCGGAGCTAATTCAGCAATATATGTATCATAGGACCGAACGATTTTACCTGCAAGGCAATTTGAAGGAGTCGATCTGGACGAGACCGCCGCCTACACCTTTCGAAGCCCTTTGCAATGGGCTAGACCCCAATTACACGTCGCCTTTGAGATTTTAGCCGCTCAATCGAGTTTCAAAGATACCATGAGATTATACGGATTGGAATGTGGTAGAATATTCCATTGCGATCCCACGTTAAGCCTCGAACCGCATATTATCTCGTTAATCACCACTCAACCGCATACTACCGAATTTGAAAATCTATATATCACCGTTTCCGAAATGATCAGTGCAGGTGGAAATTCCGACGTCTATAGAGGGACTCTACACACTTACGCACATGGTGAACAGAAAACGGACATTGATGCGGAAGATAGAGATGTggtgatcaaggtgatttgtcCAAAAGCATTCGAGGATGATCCGAGATGGGTTGCGAAGAAAGCGACCACGCGAGAGGCGAAacaatcgatgatcaatgaaATCACCATGTAAAATAACCATGCGGCTGCGCTTCAAAGCGAAGTCATCCCGCGCTATTATGGATTATGGGAATGGAAGGGTCAATTGAGGAAAAGCGATGGGGGTGAGGTTGGAGATATGACTGAAAAGTCCTATCGGGTATTTATAGAAGTATTGGAAGACGTAGGTATATCAATGAATCAAAGATTCGGCTGGCCAGAGAATACCAGTCCTGAATCCATCAGGATCGAACATAAGTGAGTGTTGTTTGTACTACGGTATTTGTGCAGTTCTCGTGTTGGATGGGTTGATGCTGacattcttccaattctcaCGGGCAAAGAATGGAAATCTTAGCAGCATACGCTCAACTACATAAAATGAAGATTCACCATGGATATATTGGACCGGAAGTCATCAGATTCAACCCTAGAATTGGATATCCAAGTATTGATTCTGGAATccgattgatcgatttcaCCCATTCTCTCGTGGTTAGGTACTCTAGTCATTGCAAGGACgaacttgatcatctccaattGCTCTACAAAATCACGCAAGAAGAACTGATGGAATTCTTCCAACAGATGAGAGAGAATTTCTAGTCGTTCACTTAcatggatggattgggtCAACCGGAGTTGGATGAGAATTTGGATATGACATAGGGTTTGTATAGTGGTTGGAGTGTATTATGTTTTTAGCAAACCCTTTTCTAGGGACGTTGTCGTTGTCATTGTCATCGTTGTAACGGCTTCTGTCATTTCGTCGACTTGATAAGATCGTTGTAGCTTGTTAGTCTGGAAATCATGAAATAAATCAGTCATGTATTGTAGTTACCTGTCAATCCCGAGTTTCGAACGTTTTCAATCCCAGTTCCGTCGGATACCAAGATACGAAGAACGAGCTTATGTGTCATTTGTCccatcctccacctcgaATTGGAGTGgaattcctttctttcctcgCTAAGTTATCTCACAGACCGTATAtcactctccatcctcaGCTATCACATTGAATATCCCAACAGCCATTCCTAAGAGGTCCAGAAGTCTAGGCAACATACAATGGCAATAGTAGAAGAGATCCCCTCCGCCTTTGATCCTATATCAAACCAATCGTCCTCAACTCGTCAACGTAAAAACAAATCCAAGAGTAAAACCAACAAAGAAGATCCCTCTTTGGCTATACCACTTCGTaaaccctcttcatcaagatcCTCAACCAACGCCAAACCTCTAATCGATGTGGATCTACCTGATAAATCAAGTATATACACCCTAAATCCAGGTGAAACTATCTCACCAGACCACCTATCCAATAACACCactgaagaacaagaagaagaggaaggggaaggggacGATGAGATATTCAATACTCTGATACTGGCCGTACCATTTACTTTCCTTTATTTGTTATTGGATATATTAGTTCATTTGCAATATAATCATAGGCCTGATAAGTCGGATCTGATAAAGGGTTGTACAGTAGCGTTACCTAGTGAGTCTATTCATCCACCATCAGATTCGAATGATagattcaatcaatcaatgttgattttggtttttggGAACATGAAATGGTAGCTCTTTATATGATAGTCATGTATAGTAAGTATACGTACCTCATCACTCATATCATCCCGATAGGTGGTAGGTGATAGCTGATAGCTGACGTATCAATAGCCAACCGACATGCTTCACATTGGATAACAAACTCGTTCCTCATATCCGCGTCTCTCATAAGTGGATGTAGGTTGATATGGCTAGTTAACAAAGCTTCATGGAGCGTGGTCACCGCTGAGGTAAGTACGACTCATCATAGACCTTTGAATCCTTCGGACCTTTGTTATTGCTCGTTGTTGGTGGTCCTTTAACCAAAACTCGAATTCGACTGACTGACTAATGCTTACCTTCCGATAAACCTCGTAGGCCCCTCCGATGGGTACGCTCTGGATACTTACCATCGTCCAATTACCCTTATCTCGAGCGGTGCTGGCTCTGGGTCTGGTAGGAGGTTGGATATGGTGGAAAGGAATGAAACTGATGCCATAGTCGGATTCTCAAGCAAAGATAAATTGCATGCATCTTATACTGTTCACGAAAGCACATCAAAATATGTGAGATAAAGTCAAAGAGCTTGCATTTGATCATAATTATTCATGTcgtttcatcttgatcttcatttcatttcatatGATACTCTACAACATGAACGCGATTACAAAAAACCATATGATGATAAAGTACAACTTATAAGCGAGATATGATACTCAGATATTCATCGATTCTTCTCTCTTTAACCCTCCTCCAGGAGCTGGACAAGGTTTTCTTTGATATTTCCTTTTCTGCCCTTGCCCAGATATTTTCCTAGATTGCGACGAAGGAGGGGCATTCGGATCCAAGACTCTATTCAGTTTCCAACCCTTCTGGGGACCAGGTTTTCTCTTCTCAGACTTATCTTTCAATGGTCTTCTAGGGTTCGCAGAAGTACTTGGCCTACccctcttctttcccctctCGTCACCCTCACCACCTTGGTTTGACCTCTTATTACTGACGACGTTGGGTTGATCGTCGTCTAATCCTAGATAATCGTTTCCTACAGTTTCCACCAGATCGTTCAGATTTGGATTAGCGATTCTACGATGTTGCTTGAGTACCTCGGACATATATACCATGTGGTCGAACCTTTCTAGGTATTTCGAGTAGATAGGGTTGGTAAGTCGATttctgatgatatcgaatGACAGAGGGACAGGTAAGGGTTGGGAGGCTGAAGTTCCAGTTGGACGTAAGGGTGGGATCGGACGACACTGTCAGAGCAATAAGTATCAGCTGAAACTTCAACAGAGAAACACCGTCAAGACAGCTAACTCACAAGATCAGCCAAGAactccaccaccatatcTTCCATGTAATCAACAGTATCGATATCAGGTTCAGGCACATCGCCAGCTCCATACATCAGACGAGCGACTAAGCAGCAAACAGTTGATTAGCACACCTAATCTAACGGAGTGCTGGTCCCAACTCACTTTCGTTCCTCATGGATCCCCTCATACCTTCCTGTCTCCTACTTCTAGTCTCGGGTGCAGTTGCAGGTACCGACGAGATTGTCTTTGAGTCAGCAGCGCGCGAATCGACTACTTTTTGACcctctttatccttctccctctccttgGCTCCATCATCCTTTTGAACAGCTTTCACCTCGTTCGCACTGGTACTCTGTTTATTGGCTGAAGTAGAAGTAGCAGAAAACACAGCagcatctccatctccagtCTGGGCAGACGAAGCCGCAGCCGCAGCTGCTGCAGCTTTTTCTTTATCCGCCGCGACTTTCCTTCGACGAGCTTCAGCACGTTTGgccttttcctcttccgtCCTTGGTTTCTTGGGTTTGACAGGTTTCTCCGTTGGTGTAGCCGCGTTACTATCCGTcttatccttatccttcccttcaTCAGGTTTActctgatcatcctctttcttctctttcttcttcttgggcgctttcttcttcttttctttctcttcgggCTTCCCATCCTGTTTATCCCcctcgtccttcttctcggtaGTCGCTTTGAAATCGCTCTTGAACGGGGACGGTGGACGAGGAGGAATACCTTCAGGCGGTGGGGTGAAAGTTTGAGTAAGAGGAACGACAGGCTTGGATATCTGAGGGGAAGAAATCGAAGCAGGATTGACGCTGAGGTtcagattggaattggagaCAGTGTTTTGCGCGATCTTGGCTGCATTCAGCAACGCAGGGTTGAAAGCGGGATTCTGACTGATAGGTCGAGGAGGCGCGGGTAGTTGGGGAGCAATCGTAGAAGGAGTGACAGTCTGATGACCTAATGGTAAAGGTGGGTTTTGCGAATGAATACCATTCTGCTGTAATTGAGCCGGTGTGATTGCCTGGTTCTGATTCGAGCTTTGTAGGAATTGCTGTAA
The nucleotide sequence above comes from Kwoniella europaea PYCC6329 chromosome 1, complete sequence. Encoded proteins:
- a CDS encoding calcium-transporting P-type ATPase, PMR1-type, with product MSLPPPGGGASASSYGIPGRNASNTVSRGSASYGNIGLGYSTNNNEYDPTLGGLVDEPGKIDKGGTGAVTNNGGYAYSTTLRRQASITDGFPPFHHSPRIPTASLRRDSSSHVHAASPYRSQHNFPLTNGGLDYREPIDQEEEGFIGRLVGVGKRIMGKKDYEQLKMEEEDKRIQTERRQRETPSAIFAHKTIDETIQQLSTHPTQGLPSSSLSTLLARYGPNEFELPPADPLFLKFAKQVYENPLILLLLGSSVVSALMGNYDDAACVVVAVGIVLTVGFVQEQRSEKSLEALNKLVPHYCHLIRNGHPLTPLANALVPGDLVTFSVGDRIPADIRLITAVSLEIDESALTGETRPARKNTDICERGEGEDTHGEGGGKALGERHCMAFMGTLVRSGHGSGIVVGTGKDTEFGVIFSMMQDVEEKRTPLQLDMDDLAKRLSLFSFGVIGVIFLIGVLQNRDWLEMFTIGVSLAVAAIPEGLPIVTTVTLALGVLRMSKRKAIVKKLPSVEALGSVSVICSDKTGTLTKNEMTVTHMYAVDDLVDLSPLLNVTSPFGPKRPDQPELARSQALKKTAIVGSICNNAFKNEQGINVGQATEVALLNVLPVIGADDQRRNFTRKSEIPFSSETKIMSVTGSLNGGSDMIYLKGAVEQVLSKCRYFYVTDSSTPSLDSSTQKTILDRANEVSARGLRVIAMAYGFPKGEGNDLIFVGFQAMMDPPRKGVSHAVSALHNAGVQVVMITGDAEPTALAIAKQLGLKVNPSSSSGSPINPIAGASSCMLGTQVDQLSERELIERVPSISVYARTTPRHKMAIVKAWQMRGAVVAMTGDGVNDSPALKMADIGISMGKSGTDVAKEAADVILVDDDFSSILPAVEEGKSIFYNIQNFLSFQLSTAVAALSLITLSTFFKLANPLNAMQILFINILMDGPPAQALGVDPVDKEIMRRPPRKKGDHVLSKRLIGRVAFSATMIVLGTLYIYLREISDGSMSKRDQTMTFTGFVFLDLVSALQNRGLTCTIFKNKMLFLTISISFFVQLLLIYLPILQHIFQTEALSLRDLFTLLGLGVTSASLHEVRRWYERKGVERELIAEGGGGRLV